In Paenibacillus ihbetae, the following are encoded in one genomic region:
- a CDS encoding GNAT family N-acetyltransferase gives MITLRKITLDNRRDIFNLEVAEEQRRFVASNLSSVASCYVLETNGGRPFPFAIYSDGQPVGFVLMTYGITGYELPSVAHDGYCILRLMIDKHHQNRGYGREAMNKILEFIRTFPAGPARYCWISYKADNLPAKKLYESFGFIDNGEIIGDELITVLAL, from the coding sequence ATGATTACGTTAAGAAAAATAACCCTGGATAACCGACGTGACATCTTCAACCTGGAAGTAGCCGAGGAACAAAGGCGCTTCGTTGCGTCTAACTTGTCGAGCGTGGCTTCGTGCTATGTTTTAGAAACCAATGGAGGCCGTCCATTTCCGTTCGCCATTTACTCGGATGGGCAGCCGGTCGGTTTCGTTCTGATGACTTATGGAATTACCGGGTATGAACTCCCGTCAGTGGCGCACGACGGCTATTGTATTTTACGGCTGATGATTGACAAGCATCACCAGAATCGGGGCTACGGGCGGGAAGCGATGAACAAAATCTTGGAGTTTATTCGCACATTTCCTGCTGGGCCTGCGCGATATTGCTGGATTTCATATAAGGCAGATAATTTACCCGCCAAAAAACTATATGAGAGCTTCGGATTCATTGACAACGGCGAGATTATAGGGGATGAGCTAATCACCGTTTTGGCACTCTGA